A genomic segment from Lates calcarifer isolate ASB-BC8 linkage group LG13, TLL_Latcal_v3, whole genome shotgun sequence encodes:
- the zgc:65851 gene encoding low molecular weight neuronal intermediate filament yields MSYSSEIYSSSSYRKIFGDAPRSGRVGLVSSSSPSRLHSAGYRSSHRTYGSPSVMSSATFRRTAAPGRVFSSMPESAMDLTQSTAVTNELKIIRTNEKEQLQGLNDRFVSFIEKVHNLEQQNKVLEAEVTLLRQRNSEPSRLHELYEQEIRELRARVEELTHEKSQMHLDCVQMNETLERVREKLEEETRLREEAENTLKGYRKDVDDATLARLELEKKVESLLDEIAFLRKVHEEELQELQASLQATQVSVEMDMSKPDLAAALKDIRAQYENLSARNQVQAEEWYRSKFASVTEAAARNQDAIKHSKEELSEYRRQVQARTLEIEALRGHNEALERQIAEMEDRHNNEIGEMQDTIQQLEAALRSTKGEMSRHLREYQDLLNVKMALDIEIAAYRKLLEGEECRLSSVGGAVVQSGYPGFSYMSARTYTLGAYRKSGAKPEEEEEEAEEEEKEEEEEGEEGEEGEEGEEEAEEGEEGEEGEEGEGEEGEEEEEEEEEEKEKPKEKDEKEKKKESPTGKNSKS; encoded by the exons ATGAGTTACTCCAGCgaaatttacagcagcagctcctaTCGGAAGATCTTCGGAGATGCCCCCCGGTCCGGCCGCGTGGGTctggtgagcagcagcagcccgtCCCGGCTGCATTCTGCGGGATACCGCAGCAGCCACCGCACCTATGGTTCCCCTTCCGTGATGTCCTCCGCCACCTTCCGCAGGACAGCGGCGCCCGGCCGCGTCTTCTCCTCCATGCCGGAGTCCGCGATGGACCTGACCCAGTCCACCGCGGTCACCAACGAGCTCAAGATCATCCGCACCAACGAGAAGGAGCAGCTGCAGGGCCTCAACGACCGCTTCGTGTCCTTCATTGAGAAAGTGCATAACTTGGAGCAGCAGAACAAAGTCCTGGAGGCGGAGGTCACGCTGCTGCGGCAGCGCAACAGCGAGCCCTCGCGCCTGCACGAGCTGTACGAGCAAGAGATCCGCGAGTTGCGGGCGCGCGTGGAGGAGCTGACGCACGAGAAGAGCCAGATGCACCTGGACTGCGTGCAGATGAACGAGACGCTGGAGCGCGTGagggagaagctggaggaggagaccagGCTGCGCGAGGAAGCGGAGAACACCCTGAAGGGCTACCGGAAGGACGTGGACGACGCGACCCTGGCGCGCctggagctggagaaaaaaGTTGAGTCACTGCTGGACGAGATCGCCTTCCTCAGGAAAGTTcatgaggaggagctgcaggagctgcaggcGTCTCTGCAGGCCACACAG GTGTCAGTGGAGATGGACATGAGCAAACCGGACCTGGCTGCCGCCCTGAAGGATATCCGGGCTCAGTACGAGAACCTGTCAGCCAGGAACCAGGTCCAGGCAGAGGAGTGGTACCGCTCCAAGTTCGCCAGTGTGACCGAGGCAGCTGCCCGCAACCAGGATGCCATCAAGCACTCAAAGGAGGAGCTGAGTGAGTACCGCAGGCAGGTGCAGGCCCGCACCCTGGAGATCGAGGCCCTCAGGGGCCACAACGAGGCCCTGGAGAGGCAGATTGCTGAGATGGAGGATCGCCATAACAATGAAATTGGAGAGATGCAG gACACCATCCAGCAGCTGGAGGCTGCACTGCGCAGCACCAAGGGAGAAATGTCCCGTCACCTGCGTGAGTACCAGGACCTGCTGAACGTCAAGATGGCTCTGGACATTGAGATCGCTGCCTACAG GAAGCTGCTGGAAGGCGAGGAGTGCCGCCTCAGCTCTGTTGGTGGAGCCGTGGTCCAGTCGGGCTACCCTGGCTTCTCCTACATGTCAGCCCGAACCTACACCCTGGGAGCCTACAGGAAGTCCGGTGCCaagcctgaggaggaggaagaggaggctgaggaggaggagaaggaggaggaggaggagggagaggagggagaggagggagaggagggagaggaggaggccgaggagggagaagagggagaggagggagaggagggagaaggagaggaaggtgaggaggaggaagaggaagaggaggaggagaaggagaagccAAAGGAGAAAGAcgagaaggagaagaagaaggagagccCCACCGGCAAGAACAGCAAGAGCTAA
- the snrnp27 gene encoding U4/U6.U5 small nuclear ribonucleoprotein 27 kDa protein — translation MGRSRSRTPQRRERRRSRSTSRERERRRRERDRSRSRDRDRDRRRSRSRSPHRRRSRSPARRHRSSSLSPMRQKDRRDDERKDVKEKAAKPIQISAEDMQGKTEEEIEMMKLMGFGNFDSTKGKKTDGSVNAYAVNVTMKRKYRQYMNRKGGFNRPLDFIA, via the exons ATGGGCAGGAGCAGGAGCCGAACTCCGCAAAGACGAG AGAGACGACGTTCTCGCTCAACGTCACGGGAGCGTGAGCGAAGGCGAAGGGAGAGGGATCGTTCCCGTTCTCGAGATCGAGACCGAGACAGGCGCAGAAGTCGCTCACGATCTCCTCACAGGAGGCGTTCAAG GTCTCCTGCTAGACGTCATcgctcctcctccctctctcctatGAGACAGAAAGATCGGCGTGACGATGAGCGCAAAGACGTTAAGGAAAAGGCAGCAAAGCCAATTCAGATTTCAG cGGAGGACATGCAAGggaaaacagaagaggaaattGAGATGATGAAACTGATGGGATTTGGTAACTTTGATTCCACCAAG GGGAAGAAAACCGATGGATCAGTTAATGCATATGCTGTCAATGTGACCATGAAGAGAAAATACAG gcAGTACATGAACAGAAAAGGTGGATTCAACAGACCACTGGACTTCATCGCTTGA
- the mxd1 gene encoding max dimerization protein 1, translating into MAAIGMVQMLIEAAEYLDRREREAEHGYASMPPFISSRERESLKRKSKSKKNTSSRSTHNEMEKNRRAHLRLCLERLKSLVPLGPDANRHTTLSLLMKAKDHIKRLEESDRRAQHTLEQLQREQRHLRRRLEQLGVERTRMDSTGSTLSSDKSDSDQEDLDVDVEGTDYLLGDLEWSTSSVSDSGDERGSLRSSCSDEGYSSASLQRLQDTQERAKQLGCSL; encoded by the exons ATGGCGGCGATCGGAATGGTGCAGATGTTGATCGAAGCAGCCGAGTACCTCGATCGCAGGGAACGAG AAGCAGAACACGGCTATGCCTCCATGCCACCCTTCATCAGCAGTCGAGAGAGGGAAAGCttgaaaaggaaaagcaaaagcaagaaaaacacaagtagCAG GTCTACGCACAATGAGATGGAAAAGAACAG ACGGGCACATCTACGGCTGTGTTTAGAGCGCTTGAAATCCCTCGTTCCCTTGGGACCAGATGCTAACAGGCACACCACCCTCAGCCTGCTGATGAAGGCCAAAGATCACATCAAG AGGTTGGAGGAGAGTGACAGGAGAGCTCAGCACACCTTGGAGCAGCTACAGCGGGAACAGAGACACCTGAGGAGGCGTCTGGAGCAGCTGGGGGTGGAGAGGACCCGAATGGACAGTACCGGCTCCACTCTGTCCTCCGACAAGTCCGACTCTGACCAGG AGGACCTGGATGTAGATGTGGAGGGGACGGACTACCTGCTGGGTGACCTGGAGTGGAGCACCAGCAGTGTTAGCGACTCAGGGGACGAGCGAGGCAGCCTGCGCAGCAGCTGTAGCGACGAGGGCTACTCCAGCGCCAGCCTGCAGCGCCTGCAGGACACTCAGGAGAGGGCCAAGCAGCTGGGCTGCAGCCTATAA